A section of the Jannaschia sp. S6380 genome encodes:
- a CDS encoding DUF1611 domain-containing protein, with protein sequence MKTEIQTVNTVRRPVRGAQAPPVILEAPAQSLSLTQIPTAVVYCEGNFAKIDGKTANGLVRHSEAYRIVSVIDSTHSGENTGLVLDDVTNDIPIVESLKTAIARETYVPDTFIYGMAPSTGRLSPADRTGVLDAIARGMNIVSGLHEYLSDDPEIAQAASDRQVTIRDIRKPKASKDMRLFDGSVGTVAALRIAVLGTDCAIGKRTTATVMARALNAKGIKTVLVGTGQTGLMQGAKYGVALDAVPPQFCCGELEGTIIAASEAEQPDVILIEGQGALSHPAFCTSAFILRGSQPDAVILQHAPKRAHRCDFPNMPMPSPASEIALIEAFADTKVIGLTLNHEGMSEAEITNTIAAQSEELELPVTDALSRPAAHLLAMVAAAYPGLQQGTTVAAI encoded by the coding sequence ATGAAAACCGAAATCCAGACGGTAAATACCGTTCGCCGCCCCGTCAGGGGCGCTCAAGCGCCCCCCGTGATCCTTGAGGCACCAGCGCAATCATTATCGCTGACTCAAATCCCCACGGCGGTTGTCTACTGCGAAGGCAACTTCGCCAAAATTGACGGTAAGACGGCCAACGGCCTCGTACGTCATTCAGAGGCCTACAGGATTGTTTCGGTCATCGACAGCACCCATAGCGGCGAGAACACTGGACTGGTTCTTGATGACGTGACCAACGATATACCAATCGTCGAGAGCCTGAAAACCGCCATCGCCCGCGAAACTTATGTACCCGATACTTTCATCTACGGCATGGCCCCCTCAACGGGGCGGCTTTCGCCCGCTGATCGGACCGGCGTACTGGACGCAATCGCGCGCGGTATGAACATCGTCAGTGGCCTGCATGAATACCTCAGTGACGATCCCGAAATTGCGCAAGCCGCATCGGACAGACAGGTTACCATCCGCGACATCCGCAAACCCAAAGCCAGCAAAGACATGCGCTTGTTCGACGGCAGCGTCGGAACTGTCGCGGCTTTGCGCATCGCCGTTCTGGGGACCGATTGCGCCATCGGCAAGCGGACCACCGCAACGGTCATGGCACGGGCCCTCAATGCAAAGGGCATCAAGACTGTGCTGGTGGGCACGGGCCAGACGGGCCTGATGCAGGGGGCAAAATATGGCGTGGCCCTGGACGCCGTCCCGCCCCAATTCTGCTGTGGTGAGCTTGAGGGTACGATCATCGCCGCCTCAGAGGCGGAACAGCCCGATGTCATTTTAATCGAGGGTCAAGGTGCGTTGAGCCATCCAGCGTTCTGTACATCGGCCTTTATCCTGCGCGGCAGCCAACCCGACGCTGTGATCCTTCAGCATGCACCAAAACGAGCCCACCGCTGCGATTTTCCCAATATGCCAATGCCCAGCCCGGCAAGTGAGATCGCTTTGATCGAGGCGTTTGCTGATACGAAAGTCATCGGCCTCACGCTCAATCATGAGGGCATGTCGGAAGCCGAGATCACGAACACGATTGCTGCCCAAAGCGAGGAACTTGAGCTGCCCGTCACCGACGCGCTTAGCAGACCAGCGGCACATTTGCTGGCAATGGTTGCTGCGGCCTATCCTGGCCTGCAGCAAGGAACCACCGTGGCCGCGATTTGA
- a CDS encoding alanine/ornithine racemase family PLP-dependent enzyme has product MNGPRIEVDLHKLRHNTRTVVERMKGRGIQVTAVTKAVCGHPAIAWAMLDGGAAGLAEARLSNVKRLRQAGVTCPITLIRTPMLSQVDDIVQVCEASYNTEIPVIAALAAAALRQNTTHDIVLMVEMGDLREGILPQDIGYIGQQVVDMPGVALKGIGANFACLSGIAPTATKMQALTALANQVEGQCGRFLETVSGGNSANLPWAFGSRATGRINDLRIGEAILLGMDPITGDQIGGLFRDTFTLVAEVIETDTKTASPLLGTADHAPAIIQLVPTTRETTRIILALGNQDTDVVGLSIPAGSTLIGATSDHHVIGTTDQKLCVGSEIRFQMNYSALMRAMAAPDIQINLRNGRLTPDARDVDHPSKHLVLV; this is encoded by the coding sequence TTGAACGGCCCTCGGATAGAAGTTGATCTGCACAAATTGCGGCACAACACACGAACAGTTGTCGAGCGCATGAAAGGGCGCGGCATTCAGGTAACTGCGGTGACCAAAGCGGTATGTGGGCATCCGGCCATCGCCTGGGCCATGCTCGACGGCGGCGCTGCGGGCCTTGCTGAGGCGCGTTTGAGCAATGTAAAGCGGTTGCGCCAGGCTGGCGTGACTTGTCCGATAACCTTGATCCGCACACCAATGTTGAGCCAGGTCGATGATATCGTGCAAGTCTGTGAGGCGAGCTACAACACAGAGATACCTGTGATCGCAGCATTAGCCGCCGCTGCACTCCGGCAAAACACGACCCACGACATTGTCCTGATGGTCGAAATGGGTGACCTACGCGAAGGGATATTGCCGCAAGACATTGGATATATAGGACAGCAAGTCGTGGACATGCCCGGTGTGGCGCTGAAAGGCATCGGTGCCAACTTCGCCTGTCTGAGCGGCATCGCCCCGACGGCCACCAAGATGCAGGCCCTGACCGCGCTTGCCAATCAAGTTGAGGGGCAGTGTGGCCGGTTCCTTGAGACTGTATCTGGCGGCAACTCGGCTAATTTACCTTGGGCGTTCGGCTCGCGCGCGACCGGCCGGATAAACGATCTGCGTATTGGTGAAGCCATACTGCTTGGCATGGACCCGATCACAGGAGATCAGATTGGTGGTTTGTTTCGAGACACCTTCACGCTCGTCGCCGAAGTGATCGAAACCGACACCAAGACAGCGAGCCCACTCTTAGGCACCGCGGATCATGCACCGGCAATAATTCAGCTCGTTCCTACCACCCGCGAGACGACACGGATCATTCTTGCTCTTGGAAACCAAGACACAGATGTGGTGGGGCTTTCGATCCCTGCTGGCAGTACACTTATCGGTGCGACAAGCGATCATCATGTCATTGGCACGACAGATCAGAAGCTTTGCGTTGGATCGGAAATTCGGTTTCAGATGAATTATAGCGCTTTGATGCGCGCCATGGCCGCCCCGGATATTCAAATCAATCTGCGCAATGGCCGACTGACGCCGGACGCACGCGATGTCGATCATCCAAGCAAACACCTTGTATTGGTCTGA
- a CDS encoding aminotransferase class III-fold pyridoxal phosphate-dependent enzyme — protein MDNLTPNDMSAVIEADRAHVWHHLLPHKPLETNDPRIIVEGKGMRVWDQKGKEHLDAVSGGVWTVNVGYGRVEIADAVRDQLVKMNYFAQSAGSIPGSRFAEMLTAKMPGLKRVYYANSGSEANEKAFKMVRQISARHHGGRKWKILYRERDYHGTTIACLSAGGQQERNAQYGPYTPGFVAVPHCLEYRKADQGWGDVEDYGRRAADAIEEVILREGPDTVGALCLEPITAGGGVIVPPEGYWARVQEICEKYDILLHIDEVVCGVGRTGTWFGYQHYGVKPDFVTMAKGVASGYAAISCCVTSERVFEQFKDAPDDPMHYFRDISTFGGCTAGPAAAVANMEIIEREDLLENCTAMGDYMLEQLRAMADRHDVIGQARGKGLFLGAELVSDRDDRTPAPEKQVQAVVADCMAQGVIIGATNRSVPGHNNTLCFSPALIATKDDIDEILEAVDGALGRVFG, from the coding sequence ATGGACAACCTGACCCCCAACGACATGTCCGCCGTGATCGAAGCCGATCGCGCCCATGTCTGGCACCACCTTCTGCCGCACAAGCCGCTGGAGACGAACGATCCGCGAATCATCGTCGAGGGCAAGGGCATGCGGGTCTGGGACCAGAAGGGAAAGGAGCATCTGGATGCCGTGTCCGGCGGTGTCTGGACCGTGAACGTGGGCTACGGTCGGGTCGAGATCGCGGATGCGGTCCGTGACCAGCTCGTCAAGATGAACTACTTCGCGCAATCCGCAGGCTCCATCCCCGGGTCGCGCTTCGCCGAGATGCTGACGGCCAAGATGCCGGGGCTGAAGCGCGTCTACTATGCCAATTCCGGGTCCGAGGCGAACGAGAAGGCGTTCAAGATGGTCCGCCAGATCAGCGCGCGCCATCATGGCGGCCGCAAGTGGAAGATCCTCTATCGCGAGCGCGATTATCACGGCACGACCATCGCCTGCCTGTCGGCCGGCGGCCAGCAGGAGCGGAACGCCCAATACGGCCCCTACACGCCCGGCTTCGTCGCGGTGCCGCACTGCCTGGAATACCGCAAGGCCGACCAGGGCTGGGGCGATGTCGAGGACTACGGCCGCCGTGCCGCCGACGCCATCGAGGAGGTGATCCTGCGCGAAGGCCCCGATACGGTCGGCGCCCTGTGCCTCGAGCCGATCACCGCCGGCGGCGGCGTCATCGTCCCGCCCGAGGGCTATTGGGCCCGCGTGCAGGAGATCTGCGAGAAATACGACATCCTGCTGCATATCGACGAGGTCGTCTGCGGCGTCGGACGCACCGGCACGTGGTTCGGCTATCAGCACTACGGCGTGAAGCCGGATTTCGTGACGATGGCCAAGGGCGTCGCCTCGGGCTACGCGGCGATTTCCTGCTGCGTCACGTCCGAGCGCGTGTTCGAGCAGTTCAAGGACGCGCCCGATGATCCGATGCACTATTTCCGCGACATCTCGACCTTCGGGGGATGCACCGCCGGCCCCGCCGCCGCCGTCGCCAACATGGAGATCATCGAGCGCGAAGACCTGCTGGAAAACTGCACCGCCATGGGCGACTACATGCTGGAACAGCTCCGCGCGATGGCCGACCGCCACGACGTAATCGGGCAGGCGCGCGGCAAGGGCTTGTTCCTGGGCGCCGAACTCGTCTCCGACCGCGACGACCGGACGCCCGCCCCCGAAAAGCAGGTGCAGGCCGTGGTCGCGGACTGCATGGCCCAGGGCGTCATCATCGGCGCCACCAATCGCAGCGTGCCGGGCCATAACAACACGCTGTGCTTTAGCCCGGCGCTTATCGCGACGAAGGACGACATCGACGAGATCCTCGAAGCGGTGGATGGGGCGCTCGGGCGGGTGTTCGGGTAG
- a CDS encoding ABC transporter substrate-binding protein, whose amino-acid sequence MTLKSKLMGTIAAATMLSGAQAALADGHLEEITVAYFLEWPMPFQYAKVNGTYEEEMGVDINWVAFDTGTAMSAAMASGDVQIAVSQGVPPFVVATSAGQDLKAVDVAVSYSENDNCVVSSALEIDKESAGDLAGKKVGVPIGTAAHYGFLSQMNHFGVDVSTMEVVDMAPAEGAAAFEQGSLDMVCGWGGALRRMKEHGNILLTGAEKEELGILVFDVTSAPAEFVAESPDLLAKFLKVTADANARWNAGGAEAEEMIPVIAQDAGMDEQSTRDTMATFVFPSPEEQLSEKWLGGGAAEFMGGVAGVFTEAGSIPSALGTYDDVVDTGALSAASEM is encoded by the coding sequence ATGACACTGAAATCCAAGCTTATGGGCACCATCGCCGCCGCCACGATGCTGTCGGGCGCGCAGGCCGCCCTGGCGGACGGGCACCTGGAAGAGATCACGGTGGCCTATTTCCTCGAATGGCCGATGCCGTTCCAGTACGCGAAGGTGAACGGCACCTACGAGGAGGAGATGGGCGTCGATATCAACTGGGTCGCCTTCGACACCGGCACCGCGATGTCGGCGGCCATGGCGTCGGGCGACGTGCAGATCGCCGTCAGCCAGGGCGTGCCCCCATTCGTCGTGGCGACCAGCGCGGGCCAGGACCTCAAGGCCGTCGACGTCGCCGTCAGCTATTCGGAAAACGACAACTGCGTCGTGTCCAGCGCGCTGGAGATCGACAAGGAGTCGGCTGGCGACCTGGCCGGCAAGAAGGTCGGGGTGCCGATCGGAACGGCGGCGCATTACGGTTTCCTGAGCCAGATGAACCATTTCGGCGTCGACGTCTCGACGATGGAGGTCGTGGACATGGCCCCCGCCGAGGGCGCGGCCGCGTTCGAGCAGGGCAGCCTCGACATGGTCTGCGGCTGGGGCGGCGCGCTGCGCCGGATGAAGGAGCATGGCAACATCCTGCTGACCGGCGCCGAGAAGGAGGAGCTGGGAATCCTGGTCTTCGACGTGACCTCGGCCCCCGCCGAGTTCGTGGCCGAGAGCCCGGATCTGCTGGCGAAGTTCCTCAAGGTGACGGCCGATGCCAACGCCCGCTGGAACGCCGGCGGCGCCGAGGCCGAGGAGATGATCCCGGTGATCGCGCAGGACGCGGGCATGGACGAGCAGTCGACCCGCGACACGATGGCGACCTTCGTCTTCCCGTCCCCCGAGGAGCAGCTGAGCGAGAAGTGGCTCGGCGGCGGCGCGGCAGAGTTCATGGGCGGCGTGGCCGGCGTGTTCACCGAGGCCGGGTCGATCCCGTCGGCGCTGGGCACCTACGACGACGTCGTGGACACCGGCGCGCTGTCGGCCGCGAGCGAGATGTAA
- a CDS encoding ABC transporter ATP-binding protein, protein MNGLSIENVSMRFDLPNGSYVQALKDVSLSLDHGELMSVLGPSGCGKTTLLNIVAGFLAPTEGQIMLNGHRVTGPDAERGMVFQQGALFEWMSVRENVEFGPRMKGSPAEDRRQNADRLLEITGLGDFKDKAIYELSGGMQQRVALARCLANDPDVILMDEPLGALDALTREKMQGLVLKLWKETGKTIILITHSVEEALLLGERLIVMAPRPGRIHREYRLPFAEAGVNADLRTVKKDPEFGRTRDEILSMIWEMEEEIMGRTENA, encoded by the coding sequence ATGAACGGACTTTCGATCGAGAACGTCTCGATGCGCTTCGACCTGCCCAACGGCAGCTATGTCCAGGCGCTGAAGGATGTCTCCCTCTCCCTCGACCATGGCGAGCTGATGTCGGTGCTGGGCCCCTCGGGCTGCGGCAAGACGACGCTCCTGAATATCGTGGCGGGTTTCCTGGCGCCGACGGAGGGGCAGATCATGCTGAACGGCCACCGCGTCACCGGCCCCGATGCCGAGCGCGGCATGGTGTTCCAGCAAGGTGCGCTGTTCGAATGGATGTCGGTGCGCGAGAACGTCGAATTCGGGCCCCGCATGAAGGGAAGCCCGGCCGAGGACCGGCGCCAGAACGCCGACCGCCTGCTGGAGATAACCGGCCTGGGCGATTTCAAGGACAAGGCGATCTACGAGCTTTCGGGCGGCATGCAGCAGCGCGTGGCGCTGGCCCGCTGCCTGGCCAACGACCCCGACGTGATTTTGATGGACGAGCCGCTGGGCGCGCTCGACGCGCTGACGCGCGAGAAGATGCAGGGCCTGGTACTCAAGCTCTGGAAGGAAACGGGCAAGACCATCATCCTGATCACCCACTCCGTCGAGGAGGCACTGCTGCTGGGCGAACGGCTGATCGTGATGGCCCCGCGCCCTGGCCGCATCCACAGGGAATACCGCCTTCCCTTCGCCGAAGCCGGCGTGAACGCGGACCTTCGGACAGTCAAGAAGGACCCGGAATTCGGTCGCACGCGGGACGAGATCCTTTCGATGATCTGGGAGATGGAAGAGGAAATCATGGGTCGGACGGAGAACGCATGA
- a CDS encoding ABC transporter permease, giving the protein MIILVIYIALFAASAAIVTFLMRNRKPKDFTALKTVTFGDESAVRPNRWASVISVVVLFLIWGAFTGSALVPIHMPGPFEGETGFTYTARNAAGDTDDAQVRILVHPVGESVEDPTVDPGDGFALNDVDTVGSYRSKLIQVQRNDVGGEDDGYAVVAINGEEIAPGVTVGLDDGRVTMSDRGSLNFVPEPGLQMQPLYLPSPERVVQAVVDVWTDGFRNFTLIEHLGWSLIRVLGGFVLGALVGIPLGYAMGLSNWFRGWFDPIVEFMRPVPPLALIPLIIIWFGIDETGKIVLLFLAALWIMAIGARAGVSGVNITKIHAAYSLGASKTQILRHVIIPNSLPEIFTAARVAMGVCWGTVVAAELVAANVGAGMMITAASKFQQTYIVVMGIILIGIIGFLIDILMRKAENWLVPWKGRS; this is encoded by the coding sequence ATCATCATCCTCGTCATCTACATCGCGCTTTTCGCGGCGTCGGCGGCCATCGTCACCTTCCTGATGCGCAACCGGAAGCCCAAGGATTTCACGGCACTCAAGACGGTGACCTTCGGCGACGAGAGCGCGGTGCGCCCGAACCGCTGGGCCAGCGTGATCTCGGTCGTGGTGCTGTTCCTGATCTGGGGGGCGTTCACCGGATCGGCCCTCGTGCCCATCCACATGCCGGGCCCGTTCGAGGGCGAGACCGGCTTCACCTACACGGCGCGGAACGCGGCGGGCGACACGGATGACGCGCAGGTGCGCATCCTTGTCCATCCGGTCGGCGAGAGCGTCGAGGATCCGACAGTCGATCCGGGCGACGGATTCGCGCTGAACGACGTGGACACGGTCGGTAGCTATCGCAGCAAGCTGATCCAGGTGCAGCGCAACGACGTCGGCGGCGAGGACGACGGCTATGCCGTGGTCGCCATCAACGGCGAGGAGATCGCCCCGGGCGTCACCGTCGGGCTGGACGACGGTCGCGTAACCATGTCCGACCGGGGCAGCCTGAACTTCGTACCGGAGCCCGGTCTGCAGATGCAGCCGCTTTACCTGCCGTCGCCCGAACGGGTGGTGCAGGCGGTGGTCGACGTGTGGACGGACGGGTTCCGCAACTTCACCCTGATCGAGCATCTGGGCTGGTCGCTGATCCGCGTGCTGGGCGGCTTCGTCCTGGGCGCGCTGGTCGGCATCCCGCTGGGATACGCAATGGGCCTGTCGAACTGGTTCCGCGGCTGGTTCGACCCGATCGTAGAGTTCATGCGCCCGGTTCCGCCGCTGGCGCTGATCCCGCTGATCATCATCTGGTTCGGGATCGACGAGACGGGCAAGATCGTCCTGCTGTTTCTCGCCGCGCTCTGGATCATGGCGATCGGTGCGCGCGCGGGGGTGTCGGGCGTCAACATCACCAAGATCCACGCGGCCTATTCGCTGGGCGCGTCGAAGACGCAGATCCTGCGCCACGTCATCATCCCGAACTCCCTGCCCGAGATCTTCACCGCCGCCCGCGTCGCGATGGGCGTGTGCTGGGGCACGGTCGTGGCGGCCGAACTGGTGGCGGCGAACGTGGGGGCAGGCATGATGATCACGGCCGCGTCGAAATTCCAGCAGACCTATATCGTGGTCATGGGCATCATCCTGATCGGGATCATCGGCTTCCTGATCGATATCCTGATGCGCAAGGCCGAAAACTGGCTGGTGCCGTGGAAAGGTCGCAGCTGA
- a CDS encoding MFS transporter: MTDIAPAASTVPPDDSRARRNVLVLVAAQAILGAQLPLNFIAGGLAGMSIAPTPLLATLPISLIVFGSMTTAPWISPLMQARGRRFGFVLGALAGALGAALSVVGLLTASFAIFLLGAYLTGVFMSTLGFYRFAATDTASDAFRPKAISYVMAGGLLSALVGPQIVKFTADATVIPFVATYASVVVLNVIGLWLFFLLDIPTPARTTVDAPRGRTRAELLRTPAIVVSIICAMVAYALMNLVMTSTPLAVVGCGFGTGHAADIVSAHVIAMYAPSFFTGHLIARFGTTRIVAAGLVLLGAAGVVALAGVTLANFYGALILLGLGWNFGFIGATNMLTASHAPEERGTVQGLNDMLVFGLVTVASLSSGGLMNSAADAVAGWSAVNYAMIPFLTLAGGALIWLRMTRRST; encoded by the coding sequence ATGACCGACATCGCCCCCGCAGCATCCACCGTTCCACCCGACGATTCCCGTGCCCGGCGCAACGTTCTGGTGCTGGTGGCGGCCCAGGCGATCCTGGGTGCGCAACTGCCGCTGAACTTCATCGCCGGGGGCCTCGCGGGCATGTCCATCGCGCCCACCCCCCTGTTGGCGACGCTGCCGATCAGCCTGATCGTCTTCGGATCGATGACGACCGCACCCTGGATCAGTCCGCTGATGCAGGCGCGGGGGCGGCGCTTCGGCTTCGTCCTCGGCGCGTTGGCGGGGGCCTTGGGCGCCGCGCTCAGCGTCGTGGGCCTGCTGACGGCAAGCTTCGCGATCTTTCTCCTCGGTGCCTATCTGACCGGTGTCTTCATGAGCACGCTGGGCTTCTACCGCTTCGCAGCGACCGACACCGCCTCCGACGCGTTCCGCCCCAAGGCGATCAGCTATGTCATGGCCGGCGGCTTGCTGTCGGCCCTGGTCGGCCCGCAGATCGTCAAGTTCACCGCCGACGCGACGGTGATTCCCTTCGTCGCCACCTATGCCAGCGTCGTGGTGCTTAATGTGATCGGGCTGTGGTTGTTCTTCCTGCTCGACATCCCCACCCCCGCGCGAACCACGGTCGATGCGCCGCGCGGCCGGACGCGGGCGGAGCTTCTGCGCACGCCGGCGATCGTCGTGTCGATCATCTGCGCGATGGTGGCCTACGCTCTGATGAACCTGGTGATGACGTCCACGCCGCTGGCCGTGGTCGGCTGCGGCTTCGGCACCGGCCACGCGGCCGATATCGTCTCGGCCCATGTCATTGCGATGTACGCGCCCAGCTTCTTCACGGGCCACCTGATCGCGCGTTTCGGAACCACCCGGATCGTTGCCGCGGGCCTGGTTCTGCTGGGGGCGGCGGGCGTCGTGGCGCTGGCAGGCGTGACGCTGGCGAACTTCTACGGGGCGCTGATCCTGCTCGGCCTCGGCTGGAACTTCGGCTTCATCGGCGCCACCAACATGCTGACCGCCAGCCACGCGCCCGAGGAACGCGGCACGGTCCAGGGCTTGAACGACATGCTGGTCTTCGGGCTGGTGACGGTCGCCTCGCTTTCGTCGGGCGGGCTGATGAATTCGGCCGCCGACGCAGTCGCCGGATGGTCGGCCGTCAACTACGCGATGATCCCGTTCCTGACGCTGGCGGGCGGCGCGCTGATCTGGCTGCGGATGACGCGCCGGTCGACCTGA
- a CDS encoding cobyrinate a,c-diamide synthase: MPGLILAAPSSGSGKTTVTLGLLRALRDRGIPVRGAKSGPDYIDPRFHVAASGAPCPNLDAWAMTPHMIAGLAAGPGTLLIEGAMGLFDGAPPAGRGAVADLSRQMRLPVVLVVDAARMAQSLAPLVAGFANHDPEVRVAAVILNRVGSARHEAMLRAACPLPVLGAIPRDASLSLPSRHLGLVQAGEHPDLAAFLAHVGRIMAAHVDLDALTSLATPLPDATPVAIEPPAQRIALARDEAFAFAYPHLLDGWHRAGAEILPFSPLADEAAPQADLVYLPGGYPELHAGRIAAHARFLASLRDRAVHGECGGYMVMGDGLIDADGARHAMAGLLRLETSFAERRLHLGYRHLSCDHGPFAGYWAGHEFHYATTVDEKGDWLFDATDAEGTVLPAMGLRAGQAQGSFAHLIAPAGPRS, from the coding sequence ATGCCCGGCCTGATCCTCGCCGCACCGTCCTCGGGCAGCGGCAAGACGACCGTAACGCTCGGCCTGCTCCGCGCCCTGCGCGACCGGGGCATTCCGGTCCGCGGCGCCAAGTCCGGCCCCGACTACATCGACCCGCGCTTCCACGTGGCGGCCAGCGGCGCGCCCTGCCCCAACCTCGATGCCTGGGCGATGACGCCCCACATGATCGCGGGGCTTGCGGCGGGGCCGGGCACGCTGCTGATCGAAGGCGCGATGGGTCTTTTCGACGGCGCACCACCCGCTGGGCGCGGCGCGGTGGCCGATCTCTCGCGGCAGATGCGCCTGCCCGTTGTGCTGGTCGTCGATGCGGCCCGGATGGCGCAGTCGCTGGCGCCGCTGGTGGCGGGCTTCGCGAACCACGACCCCGAGGTGCGCGTCGCGGCCGTCATCCTCAATCGCGTCGGGTCCGCCCGGCACGAGGCGATGCTGCGTGCCGCCTGCCCCCTCCCGGTTCTGGGCGCGATCCCCCGGGATGCGAGCCTTTCCCTGCCCTCGCGCCATCTGGGTCTGGTGCAGGCGGGCGAGCATCCAGACCTTGCCGCCTTCCTCGCCCATGTCGGGCGGATCATGGCCGCGCATGTCGACCTCGACGCGCTGACATCGCTGGCCACCCCCCTGCCCGATGCCACGCCGGTCGCGATCGAGCCCCCGGCGCAACGGATCGCACTTGCCCGCGACGAAGCCTTCGCCTTCGCCTATCCGCACCTGCTCGACGGCTGGCACCGGGCGGGGGCCGAGATCTTGCCCTTCTCGCCCCTGGCGGACGAGGCGGCACCGCAGGCCGACCTTGTCTACCTCCCGGGCGGCTATCCCGAACTCCATGCCGGACGTATCGCCGCCCACGCCCGCTTCCTGGCATCGCTGCGGGATCGTGCCGTCCACGGCGAATGCGGCGGCTACATGGTGATGGGCGACGGGTTGATCGACGCGGACGGGGCGCGGCACGCGATGGCCGGCCTCTTGCGGCTGGAGACGTCCTTCGCCGAACGGCGACTGCATCTCGGATACCGGCACCTCAGCTGCGATCACGGTCCCTTTGCCGGGTACTGGGCCGGACACGAATTCCACTATGCCACGACCGTGGACGAGAAAGGCGACTGGCTCTTCGACGCCACCGATGCCGAAGGGACGGTCCTGCCCGCCATGGGCCTGCGCGCGGGGCAGGCACAGGGCAGCTTCGCCCATCTCATCGCACCCGCCGGACCGCGATCGTAG
- the cobA gene encoding uroporphyrinogen-III C-methyltransferase, with the protein MDARLPSHDWPELEPGWVWLCGAGPGDPGLLTLHALNALRQADVIVYDALVHEGILDWAPDAEKIYAGKRGGKPSHNQRDISLRLVDLARAGRRVLRLKGGDPFVFGRGGEEAQTLVQHGIPIRIVPGITAGIAGLAYAGIPVTHRDVNQSVTFVTGHDRAGLAPTALDWAGIARGSQVIVLYMGMKHIGQIAAELIAAGRRPSEPVAVTTTATLAEQRTIETTLAQVEADIEAAGLEPPAIICIGMAVALRQALDWQAQARGEAPRNLDPLDLRRPAEEG; encoded by the coding sequence ATGGACGCGCGACTCCCCTCCCACGACTGGCCCGAGCTCGAACCGGGTTGGGTCTGGCTCTGCGGTGCGGGGCCCGGCGATCCGGGGCTTCTGACGCTGCACGCGCTGAACGCGCTGCGGCAGGCCGACGTGATCGTCTACGATGCGCTCGTCCACGAAGGTATCCTGGACTGGGCGCCCGATGCGGAGAAGATCTATGCCGGCAAGCGCGGCGGCAAGCCTTCGCACAATCAGCGCGACATCTCCCTGCGGCTCGTCGACCTCGCGCGCGCCGGCCGGCGCGTCCTGCGCCTGAAGGGGGGCGATCCGTTCGTCTTCGGCCGCGGCGGAGAGGAGGCGCAGACGCTGGTCCAGCACGGCATCCCCATCCGCATCGTGCCGGGCATCACCGCCGGCATCGCCGGCCTCGCCTATGCCGGCATCCCGGTCACGCATCGCGACGTGAACCAGTCGGTAACCTTCGTCACCGGCCACGACCGCGCGGGGCTGGCGCCCACGGCACTCGACTGGGCCGGGATCGCGCGAGGCAGCCAGGTCATCGTCCTCTACATGGGGATGAAGCACATCGGCCAGATTGCGGCGGAGTTGATCGCCGCCGGACGCCGACCGTCCGAGCCCGTCGCCGTTACCACCACAGCGACGCTGGCCGAACAGCGTACGATCGAGACGACGCTGGCGCAGGTCGAGGCCGATATCGAGGCCGCCGGGCTGGAGCCGCCCGCGATCATCTGCATCGGCATGGCTGTCGCCTTGCGTCAGGCCCTCGACTGGCAGGCGCAGGCGCGGGGCGAGGCGCCGCGCAACCTCGACCCCCTCGACCTGCGCCGCCCGGCCGAGGAGGGCTGA